The DNA window TTTAAAGCCTCATCTTTTGTAAGCACGTCCTTTTCATCCGTATGAATTTCTTCGAGAAGCATGGCTGAGTCAACACCTTCGATTGGTTTTTCCCGCGCCGGATATATAGGAAGTAGAATTACCCTATCCGCAAGACTTAAACTTTCACTAAAACCTTTGGCAAAATCCCTGGTGCGGGTATAAAGATGAGGTTGGAAAATGGCCGTAATCTTTTTCCCCGGATAAATTCTTCGAACAGATTTCAATAAGGCCGATATTTCTGTAGGATGATGCGCATAATCATCGATATAAATAATCTGCTCGCTTTTAACAATCAAATCAAAACGCCTGCTAACCCCTTTATAGCTCGCGATTCCTTTTCTGATCTCTTCATCGCTTAAACTGAAATTTTTACATACTGAAATCGCAGCCAATGCATTTTCAACATTGTGAAATCCGGGAATGTATAATTCGAGGTTTTCGATTTTTCCCTTATCATCCACATAGGTAAAGCTGAATTGATCCGGACTTACAAAGAGATCTTCTGCGTGAATAGTAGCGTTTTCCAGATTGTAATCTGAAATTGATATTCCCTTGAGATCCTTAAAGTCATTGACGAATTTTGATTGCACATAAAGCTTTCCATTGCCTCTGATTCTCGAAGCAAACTCTCTAAACGACTCCTTTAATGAATCTTCTTTTCCATAAATATCAAGGTGATCCGCTTCAACAGAAGTTATAATGGCCAGGTCAGGATGCAGGTGAAGGAAAGAGCGATCAAACTCATCGGCTTCTGCTACTACCCAATGTGTTTCCGCCTGTGCATTTCCCAGAATGACATTGCTTTGGTAATTTTTCATCAATCCTCCGACGAAAGCAGTGACATTTCTTCCTGAATTTTTTAGTAAATGGGCAATCATTGAAGAAACTGAGGTTTTGCCATGCGTTCCGGCTACGGCTATGCATGGAAAGGCCGAAGAAATCAATCCCAGTATTTCTGCACGTTTTCTCAGCTTGATTCCTTTTTCCTCAAACCACAACTTTTCACTATGATCTGAAGGAATGGCAGGAGTTATAATTACCAGTGAATTTTCAGTGTCTTTTTTTACCGTATCGGGAATCTTATCTATGTTTTCATCAAAATGCACTGATATGCCTTTTTGCTCAAGATTTTCGGTGATTCTGGTGGGTGTTTTGTCGTATCCGCTTACATTTTTACCCGCCGATTTGAACCAAAGTGCCAATGCGCTCATACCAATTCCACCGATTCCCAGAAAATAGACGCTATGTATATTATCAAACTTCATACAGCGAGAATTTTATCGACTTCTTTTAAAATCAAATCGGTCGCATTGTTGATACCCAGTTCCCTAATACTTTGAGAAAGTCTCAATGATAAATCGGGGTCATTTTTAATTTTTAGAATATTTTCACCCAGTTTTTCTTTAGCCTCACTATTCTTTACCATTAGAGCAGCATCCTTTTCAACCAAAGCCATAGCATTTTTGGTTTGATGATCTTCAGCAGCGCTCGGCAATGGCACAAAAACCACAGGTTTACCGACAAGACACAATTCTGAAATAGATATTGCTCCAGCCCTTGCAACAATAATATCTGCTGCCTGGTAAGCTTTTTCCATATCCAGAATAAATTCAAATGCTTTTATCCTATTGGATAAATTTCGCTCTTCGATAAGTTTCTGAGCTCTTGGGAAAAAGGTTCTGCCGCACTGCCAGACTATTTGAAAATTAGCTGATAGTAAATCATCCAGATTAGCGTAAATGGCTTCATTGATAGCCAGTGCACCCTGGCTACCACCAAATACAAATAATACCGGAAAGGAAGCATCCAGCTCAAAGTGCGACAGACCTTCTTCGTGATAATCTTTAAAAAATGCAATATCTTTTCTTACAGGATTTCCGGTTTTTACCACCTTTCCTGATGGGAAAAACTGATCCATATTATCATAGGCTACACATATTTTTTCCACTTTTCCAGAAAGTATGCGATTGGTTATGCCTGCGTATGAATTTTGTTCCTGTATAATGCTTTTTACGCCCAGTAGCGACGCCATGTAGATGGCCGGGCCACTGGCAAATCCACCAAATCCTAGGGCCATATTTGGCTTAAATTTTCGAATAACTTTCATCGCCTGAATTAGACTACCTATCAATTTAAAAGGCCAGATTAGTAGTTTAAAACTTGCTTTTCTCGCTATTCCCGAAATATTAAGTCCTACAATTTCATAACCTGCTGCAGGTACTTTTTCCATTTCCATGCGGTCTTTTGCTCCGATGAATAGAAATTCTGAATTGGGATATTTTTCCTTTAGTGCATCGGCAACAGAAATAGCAGGGAAGATATGGCCCCCTGTGCCCCCGGCACTAAATAAAAAGCGATATGGTCCGGAATTATTCTGCATTGACGCGTTTGACATTTTTATTTTCAAAAACTGCAGTATCACCTCTGCTTACACTCAGTATGACTCCTATTGAAAGTCCGGTAAATAATAAAGAGGTGCCTCCCATGCTTACCAGGGGCAATGGAAGACCGGTTACAGGAATTAAACCCACCGCAACGGCCATATTTATCAATGCCTGTAAGGCAAGAGAGAAACTCAGGCCTGTACTTAATAATCCTTCGAATGCCCTACTGGAATTAGCTGCAGTCACCATCCCTCTGTATAATAGTGTGAGAAATAGAATCACAATCAAGAAACCACCGAGAATACCGTATTCCTCGATGACAATGGCATAAATGAAATCCGAATATGGATGTGGTAAAAAATTTCTTTGATCGCTTCG is part of the Hyphobacterium sp. CCMP332 genome and encodes:
- a CDS encoding UDP-N-acetylmuramate--L-alanine ligase, giving the protein MKFDNIHSVYFLGIGGIGMSALALWFKSAGKNVSGYDKTPTRITENLEQKGISVHFDENIDKIPDTVKKDTENSLVIITPAIPSDHSEKLWFEEKGIKLRKRAEILGLISSAFPCIAVAGTHGKTSVSSMIAHLLKNSGRNVTAFVGGLMKNYQSNVILGNAQAETHWVVAEADEFDRSFLHLHPDLAIITSVEADHLDIYGKEDSLKESFREFASRIRGNGKLYVQSKFVNDFKDLKGISISDYNLENATIHAEDLFVSPDQFSFTYVDDKGKIENLELYIPGFHNVENALAAISVCKNFSLSDEEIRKGIASYKGVSRRFDLIVKSEQIIYIDDYAHHPTEISALLKSVRRIYPGKKITAIFQPHLYTRTRDFAKGFSESLSLADRVILLPIYPAREKPIEGVDSAMLLEEIHTDEKDVLTKDEALKEVEKLNDGILLTVGAGDIDQLVPKIKTVLNG
- the murG gene encoding undecaprenyldiphospho-muramoylpentapeptide beta-N-acetylglucosaminyltransferase, coding for MQNNSGPYRFLFSAGGTGGHIFPAISVADALKEKYPNSEFLFIGAKDRMEMEKVPAAGYEIVGLNISGIARKASFKLLIWPFKLIGSLIQAMKVIRKFKPNMALGFGGFASGPAIYMASLLGVKSIIQEQNSYAGITNRILSGKVEKICVAYDNMDQFFPSGKVVKTGNPVRKDIAFFKDYHEEGLSHFELDASFPVLFVFGGSQGALAINEAIYANLDDLLSANFQIVWQCGRTFFPRAQKLIEERNLSNRIKAFEFILDMEKAYQAADIIVARAGAISISELCLVGKPVVFVPLPSAAEDHQTKNAMALVEKDAALMVKNSEAKEKLGENILKIKNDPDLSLRLSQSIRELGINNATDLILKEVDKILAV